In Nematostella vectensis chromosome 3, jaNemVect1.1, whole genome shotgun sequence, the genomic window ATGCCGACTCAAGTTTTTTTCAATCATTTTCCTGTCTATAATGAAACCTCTCTTGAATTCAAGAGCGATTAGAAACGGATGAAAATAGTTTTTGAAGAAGTACACAAATCATTTTCACATTTCTGTTAATCTTAATATCTTAATTATGCCAAGAAGTCTACCAATCGTGTAACGGCATAATTTACTTCGCGAATGAATTTAAGTTTACGTCTACCGCGCCGTGTTTTTTGTGAGTTCAATTAAAATCGCAAATAAGTAGCATCCTTGTTTTTCATGGAATCAGGTTTTCTACAGTAAAAAGGTAGCGAAATAGTAGGTATTTGTTTCTCATTTTTGCGATTAACCTTTAGGTCCGACTTACTCCAAAACACTCTCCAAACCCATTAAAGGGCTTTTTCCTCGAGCTACATGCACCGAACTCCTTGCGCAACACCATAGAAAACATCTTAGGAACTAATGTGAGCCCCCCTTAACTAACGTTTGTattcattttgattttttttcaattccaaaatatttatataattttttgcCACTGCATAACCCAGACTTGCTGCTTATTAGCTGcaaatatatgcagctaggcaTGTCAGtagtttttacccatgcttacatgcgggcttgtcgcgtagtcgcaaagccggttgacgacaaacttttgtcaaacgactgtataaAAAGCCAAACGCTGATATTCGACTTTCCAATATATCAAGTATACGTTGCAGGCTCATATATAATCGACTGCTCAATATATTAAGTGTACTTTGTAGACTCATACCAGTTCATGCGACTCTAATAATAAGAAACCGCCCTTTTTCAAATACGATGCAGTCTGAACATGCTCATTAAGATATCCTTGAAGGCTAGGCGAAAGTCTGCGTTGAATTTTGAGTAAATTATGGGGTTCGCTGCACTGTTTAGTAGAGGCAGTACATAAACAAACACCGTCCCAATAGTCATCTGTGCCTCCTTCGTCAACCAGGAGTTGTACACACAATCATGACAGAACTGCACAATGAACATGATTATAAAGAATGGCGCCCAGCAAGTTATAAATGTTCCTATGACGATGGAGAGGGTCTTGGTAGCTTTGAGCTCTCGAACGATAGATTTACGTCTGCGGCGCTTTTTTCTTGTACTTTCTCTTGTCTGGGTTTCTCTAAACGAGCTTACGACACTTGTTTCTGTACGATACTCCAGGTGGCCTTGCGAGTCGTTAGCCCGGCGAACCAAACATGCCTGTTTGCGAGCAACTTTAAAGACCATGGAATAAGCAATTATTAGAACAACCAAAGGAAGGAAGAAGCTCATTGTTATAGCAAAGGCGTAATAATACTTATCCATTTTCGCGCACGCAGGAAAACTGG contains:
- the LOC5512754 gene encoding tyramine receptor 1 — protein: MNGSDSSEPCGSHYTPWSLIAQAGFVVVILFLDLFGNLLVCVAIYRYRRLRSVTNYLIGSLAVSDLLVACLSMPFRIYHTLHLMCWDLGLSVCKFWIFVDALCSGASICNLSLIAIDRYLVLSCPFSYREKMRKPRGFIAILAVWLYAFVIASLSLTEPWSPDGFNASFPACAKMDKYYYAFAITMSFFLPLVVLIIAYSMVFKVARKQACLVRRANDSQGHLEYRTETSVVSSFRETQTRESTRKKRRRRKSIVRELKATKTLSIVIGTFITCWAPFFIIMFIVQFCHDCVYNSWLTKEAQMTIGTVFVYVLPLLNSAANPIIYSKFNADFRLAFKDILMSMFRLHRI